In the genome of Triticum urartu cultivar G1812 chromosome 5, Tu2.1, whole genome shotgun sequence, one region contains:
- the LOC125509894 gene encoding protein OXIDATIVE STRESS 3 LIKE 2-like, producing MSTAVARPYGGGFPGSGRAKGDELLGKKMSDGFFIEEEEEEEEEAEEVLTESSSIGAPSPSSSSIGEDSSSEVGGDGEDEEVESKLKEEPGLGCLDALEDSLPIKNGLSSFYAGKSKSFTSLAEAAARDAVKELAKPENPFNKRRRILATWSRRASCSSLATATYLPPLLAPDHALPEGEEGEEDDDSDSGSDEQHRGKNGWEAPALPPPRLSVNTQMGAAAARKGGSFRSPRSYSLSDLRNGGDARYNQ from the exons ATGTCGACGGCGGTGGCGCGGCCCTACGGCGGCGGCTTCCCCGGATCGGGGAGGGCCAAGGGGGACGAGCTGCTCGGCAAGAAGATGAGCGACGGGTTCTTcatcgaggaggaggaggaggaggaggaggaggcggaggaggtgcTCACGGAGAGCTCCTCCATCGGCGCGCCGTCGCCGTCGAGCTCCTCCATCGGCGAGGACTCCTCGTCGGAGGTTGGCGGCGACGGGGAGGACGAGGAGGTGGAGagcaagctcaaggaggagcccGGGCTCGGGTGCCTGGACGCCCTGGAGGACTCCTTGCCCATCAA GAACGGGCTGTCGAGCTTCTACGCCGGAAAGTCAAAGTCATTCACCAGCCtcgcggaggcggcggcgcgggacgCCGTGAAGGAGCTCGCCAAGCCGGAGAACCCCTTCAACAAGCGCCGCCGCATCCTGGCCACCTGGTCCCGCCGCGCCTCCTGCAGCTCGCTGGCCACCGCCACCTACCTGCCCCCGCTCCTCGCCCCCGACCACGCCCTCCCCGAGGGGGAGGAaggcgaggaggacgacgactccGACTCCGGCTCCGACGAGCAGCACCGCGGCAAGAACGGGTGGGAGGCACCGGCATTGCCGCCCCCGAGGCTGAGCGTGAACACCCAGatgggcgcggcggcggcgaggaagggCGGCAGCTTCAGATCGCCGAGGTCCTACTCGCTCTCAGATCTTCGAAATGGCGGCGATGCGAGATATAACCAGTAG